Within Streptomyces roseirectus, the genomic segment GCGCAACCGGCCCCGCTGGACCCTCCAGTACCTCGTCGACCGGCTCGCGGACGAGACGCGCCGGCTGTCCGAACTCAGCGCCGGGCAGCGGAGTGTGGAGGCGACGCTGCGGCTGTCGTACCAGGCGATGGAGGAGCCCCGGCGGGCCGCGTTCCGGCTGCTCGCCGAGCATCCCGGGTCCACGCTCGACGTGTACTCCGTCGCCGCGCTGCTCGGCGGCGACGTCCGCACGGCCGAGGACACGCTGGAACACCTCCTCGACAGCCACCTCCTGGACCAGCCGGAGATGGGGCTCTACAGCTTCCACGACCTCGTGCGCACCTACGCGTTGGGGCTGCGCGGCGCCGAGGACGATCCGCTCGGCGCGATGCGCCGGCTCGTGTCGTACTACGTGCGCGCGACGGAGGCGGCCTGCGACGCGCTGTTCCCCGGGCGGACGCGGTATGCGGCCGACTCGGGTCAACAGGCTTGGCCGGTACCGGAGTTCGCGTGTGGGGAGCGGGCGTTGGAGTGGCTGCGGCGGGAGCACGACGCGTTGCGGGCGGTCACCGAGCGGGCGGCCGCGGCGGGGTTGCACCGTGACACCGTCGTCCTCGCCCGGAATCTCATGTTCTACCTCAACCTCCTTGGCCGGCATGAGGAGTTCGGGGCGGGGGCGCGGCTCGCGGTGGCGTCGGCGCGGGCGCTCGGGGATCCGCTGCTGCTGCGGGTCAGCCTCGGGAACCTGGGGATCGCGCACTGGTGGCTCGGGGCGTTCCAGGAGGGGATCGACGCCGCCGAGGAAGCGCTCGCGGTGGACGCCGGGGACCCGTCGACCGAGGCGTTCTGTCTCGACGTCCTCGGGCTGCTGCACGGCGCGTTCGGGAACTTCGAGCGGGCGCGGGCCCATCTGGAGCAGGGGATCGCGCTGCACCGCTCGCTCGGGGCGGCGCGGATGGAGGCGGAGGCGCTGGCCAACCTCAGCTCCGTGCTGACCTGGAGCGGGCGGCACGCGCAGGCCGCCGGGCACGCCGCGCGGGCCGTCGAACTGAACCGGCGGCTCGGGGAGCGGGGCAACGAGATCACCTCGCTGACCTGGCTGGCACTCGCCCATCTCGGGCTCGGTGAGGACGAGCGGGCGCGGGTGTGTCTCGCGCAGGCGCTCGAACTGTGCGACGAGGGGCTGCGGCCGGGGAACGTGGCGCTGGTGCACGCGTACTGGGCGTTGCTGTGCCAGCGGCGGGGACGGGAGCGGGAGGCCGCCGAATTCGCCGAGCAGGCGCTGGAGTTGGTGTCATCGCGGGGAACGTCCGTGCGGCAGGCCGCCGTTGGGAACGTGGTGGGGGTGGTGCGGCGGCTCCAGGGTGATGCTTCGGGGGCGTTGGAGCTGCATCGGCGGGCGCATCAGCTGGCCTCGACGGTGGGGTATCAGATCGAGGCGGCGCGGGCGTTGTGGGGGATGGGGGAGGCGGTGGGGGTGTTGGGGGACGCGGAGGCTGCCGCGGGGTATCGGGGGGCGGCTGAGGTGTTGTTCGAGGGGATGGGGGTGGGGAGTTCGGGGCGGGGGCGTTTGGGGGTGTGGTGAACGCCGGGGCGGTGAGGGGGCGTTCGTGGTGAAGGCGGGCCGCCTTGGTGAGGGGGCCCGCCTTCGTTTCCGTCCGTGTGGGCGTTCAGGACTCCACGTTGCCGGGGCCCCGGTCGTCCGTGTGGGTCGGCTTGGTGCGCTGCGTGGTCGTCCGCATCGGGGTCCCCCTGTGTCGCGATGTCGCTGTGTCGCCGTGTTCCTGTGTCACCGATGGTCGGGGGCGGCGTTCCCCGTCGCTTCCCGGGTCGTTCCCGTTGTGGCGGGGGCGGTCAGAGGGCCGTCCAGGTGAACGCCACCGAGTCGCCCGCGTTCAGCTTGAACTGGCAGCCGCCCACGGGGGTTTGGACGCCGTTGACCGAGATGCTCCAGTAGGCGGTGGTGCTCGCGGGGACGCCCTTGACGGACTCCACGAGGTAGTCGTCGAACGACGGGTACCAAGTGCCGTCCCAGGTGAAGCCGTTGAGCTTCGCGGCGTCGTCCAGGGCGGCCGTGGGGGTGGGGACGGGCGAGGGGTTGGCGCCGGCGTTCGTGCCGTCGCAGGTGTGGGTGCCGCCGGTCGCGGGGGTGACGTCGTGACCCTTCGTCTTCACCTTGCCCTTGAACAGGGTGCCGTCCGGGCCCCGCACGGTCAGCTTGACCTTGACCGGGGCGTTGGTGTCCGTCCGGGCGGCCGACGGCCACTCCGTGTTGGCCTGGGCTGTCACCGGGGCGGCGAAGAGGGCGAGGGTGAGGACGGTCGTGGTGATCGCGGTGCGGCGCATCTGCGGTGCCTTCCTGTACGGAACTCGGATCAACGGCCGTAAGGAGTCTACGGGTTGATGGGGGGCCTACCGTTTCTGGGAGGCGAGTATCAGCTCGGCCGCGCGTGCCTTGAGCGCGGCGTCCGCCTTGGTCGCGTCACCGGCGTCGAAGGGCGGCTGGGGGTCGTACTCGATGCCCAACTGGATGGCGCGCGCGGTGTGTTCGTCGGTGAGGCGGGCGGCGAGGTACAGGGCCATGTCGATGCCGGCCGAGACGCCGGCGGCGGTGATGATGCGGCCCGACTCGACGTACCGCCGGGGCAGGTACGTGACGTCGTAGTGCGTCTCCAGGTACTCCGCCGCCGACCAGTGCGTCGTCGCCTCACGGCCGTCGAGGATGCCCGTCGCCGCGAGGATGACGCTGCCGGTGCAGACGGATGTCGTCCAGCGGGTGCGGCGGTGGATCGCGCGGATCCAGTTCTGGAGGGCGGGGTCGGTCATCGCGCCGATCGTGCCGCGTTCGTCTCCGCCGGGGATCAGGAGGACGTCGAGGTGGTCGACCTCGGTGAACGCGCGGTCCGCGAGGACGGTGGTGGCGAGGGTGTCCGTGCTGATGGGGCGGCGGCGGTCGGCGATCATCGTGACCTCGGCGCCGGGGAGGCGGGACAGGACCTCGGTGGGGCCGGTGGGGTCGAGGAGGCTGAAGCCGTCGTAGAGGTAGACGCCGATGCGGAGGGTGGGGGTGGCGCGGGTGGTAGAGGTGGTGGGGGTCGTACGGGTATGAGGGGTTGTACGGGTACTAGGGGTTGCCTGGGCTCGGCCGACGGTGGTGGCGGTGAGGGCTGCGGCGGCGGTCGCGCCGAAGAGGGTGCGGCGGGCGAAGGTGCTCTGGGCGGGGTGCGCGTTCGTGGCGTGATCGTTTGTCATGGGGCCGGAGTCTGGCGTGGTGGGGCCGGGAGCGGGGCCGGCATGTCCGGGATCCTGCGAAGGGTGTCCCCCGTGACCCCGTAGTGGTCGAGGAACGCCTGCCTCAGGGTCTCCGGCGTGCGGAATCCGCAGCGCAGGGCGATCGCCGCGAGCGGGAGGGAGCTGGTGCGGGCGAGGTGCGCGGCGGCCTCGGCGCGGGCCCGGCGGACCGCTCGCGCGGGGGTCGTGCCGAGGTGCGCGGCGAACAGGCGGGTGAGGTGGCGGGTGCTGACGCCGGCTCGGGCCGCGAGGGCGGGCGGGGTGAGGTCGTCCGCGAGGTGCGCGTTGATGTGGGCGGCGAGGTCGCGCACGAGGCGGTCCTCCGGGGGCGGGGCCGCCAGGAACGTCGATATCTGCGCCTGGTCCGCCGGGCGGTGCAGGTGGGTGACCAGTTCGCGGGCGACCTGGCGGGCGAGGGTGGGGCCGTGGTCGTCCTCGATGAGGGAGAGGGTCAGGTCGAGCGCGCTGGTGACGCCGGCCGAGGTGTAGACGTCGCCGTCGCGGATGTAGAGCGGGCGGGCGTCCACGGCGACCTCCGGGTGTCTGCGGGCCAGCCGCTCGCCCCACGCCCAGTGGGTCGTCGCCCGTCTGCCGTCCAGGAGGCCCGCCGCCGCGAGGACGTAGGCGCCGGTGCAGACCGAGGCGAGGCGGCGGGTGTGCGGGGCGAGCCTGCGTAACTGGGCGAGGAGACGGTCGTCCGCCGCCGCTTCCTCGCAGCCCGCGCCCCCTACGACCATCAGGGTGTCCACGGGGCCGGTGACCGTCGTCAGGTTGTGCGCGGCGGTGAGGAGGATGCCGGCGGAGGTGCGGGTCACGGGTGGGCCGGTGGTGGCGAGTTCGATCGTGTACGGGGGTTCGGCGCCGAAGCGGTTGGCCAGGTCGAGGGCGCCGCTGGGGCAGGCGATGTCGAGGATCTGGGCGTCGTCGTAGGCGATGAGGAGGACTCGGCGGGGGGTTGGGGGCATGGGGGTGGGGTCCTGGGTGGGTGGGGTGAGAGGGGTGGGAACGCTGGGTGGGAGGGCGGGGGTATTACGGGGTGTACGGGGTGGTGGGCCGTAGCTCTGGAGTACTACGGGGTGTACGGGTGCCCCGGCTCACGGGCGGTACGGTGCCGTGCTCGCGCGGACGATCAGGTCGACCGGGATGACCGTCGGGGGCGTCTCGGGGTCGGGGCCCGTTTCGATGCGGTGGAGGAGGGCGTGCAGGGAGCGCGTGCCGATCTCCTGGAAGTCCGTGCGGATCGTGGTGAGCGGCGGGAGGTAGTGCGCGGCCTCGGGGACGTCGTCGTACCCGACGATGCTGACGTCCTCCGGCACCCGGCGGCCCGCCTCGTGCAGGGCGCGCAGCACGCCGAGGGCCATCTGGTCGTTGGACGCGAAGACGGCCGTGACCTCGGGGTTCTCGGCGAGCCGTCGGCCGAGGTCGTACCCGGAGTCCGCGCTCCAGTCGCCGACGAGGGGTTCGGGGACCGGCGCGCCGGCCGCCTTCAGGGTCTGTGCCCAGCTCTCGGCGCGGCGGCTGGCGGAGGTCCAGCCGGTGGGGCCGGCGACGTGGTGGACGGTGGGGTGGCCGAGGGAGAGCAGGTACTCGGTGGCCTTGCGGGCGCCGGTGTGCGCGTCGGCGGTGACCATGGGGGTGCCGTCGCCGAGGTCGTTGTCCATCATGACGAGCGGCAGGTCGAGGTGGGCCTCGGCGAGGGCGGCGGCCATCCACAGCTGGGGGGCGATCGCGATGATGCCGTCCGCGCCCTCGGCCGACAGCCGCTCGACCGCTTCGACGACGGTGTCGGGGTCGGCGGTGTCCAGCGCGATCGAGCTGACGAGGTAACCGGCTTCCTGCGCGGCCGTGTTGACGGCGGTGAGGGTGGAGGCGGGG encodes:
- a CDS encoding AfsR/SARP family transcriptional regulator, translating into MAYGKPADVRFNILGSLEGWHGDRRLKLGSPTQERVLVTLLLEPGRMIPVSRLVAAAWDDEPPQTAAHQVRKAVAALRTRIPGGAGLIATDGTGYRAVLADDQLDLHEFNRHTRLAREASAAGQLQVAVEELRAAVGLWRGPVLAGAGGPVLAAASAALEERHMAAAEQYHGLRLELGEAAELVGPLRELIASHPLREALRGQLMLALYRSGRQAEALEEFTRVRELLVEELGIDPGTELTRLYEAILRDGPEVAPRPAAVHPAPEPKPAEPPRTLPYDLPDFTGRQGELARIVAAGRTPGRGAARIVGVDGMGGSGKTALAVHTAHRLAEEYPDGQLFVDLRGFSPGEKPQEAGPVVDSLLRSLGVTDDRMPEGPERRLALWQRLCAGRRLLLVLDNAVDAAQIRPLLPAADSSGGCLVLLTSRIRMLDLDGAEWLSLELLSPADSFALLERTLGAERVAAEPQAAQRLVQLCGGLPLALRITAARLRNRPRWTLQYLVDRLADETRRLSELSAGQRSVEATLRLSYQAMEEPRRAAFRLLAEHPGSTLDVYSVAALLGGDVRTAEDTLEHLLDSHLLDQPEMGLYSFHDLVRTYALGLRGAEDDPLGAMRRLVSYYVRATEAACDALFPGRTRYAADSGQQAWPVPEFACGERALEWLRREHDALRAVTERAAAAGLHRDTVVLARNLMFYLNLLGRHEEFGAGARLAVASARALGDPLLLRVSLGNLGIAHWWLGAFQEGIDAAEEALAVDAGDPSTEAFCLDVLGLLHGAFGNFERARAHLEQGIALHRSLGAARMEAEALANLSSVLTWSGRHAQAAGHAARAVELNRRLGERGNEITSLTWLALAHLGLGEDERARVCLAQALELCDEGLRPGNVALVHAYWALLCQRRGREREAAEFAEQALELVSSRGTSVRQAAVGNVVGVVRRLQGDASGALELHRRAHQLASTVGYQIEAARALWGMGEAVGVLGDAEAAAGYRGAAEVLFEGMGVGSSGRGRLGVW
- a CDS encoding DUF4430 domain-containing protein; this translates as MRRTAITTTVLTLALFAAPVTAQANTEWPSAARTDTNAPVKVKLTVRGPDGTLFKGKVKTKGHDVTPATGGTHTCDGTNAGANPSPVPTPTAALDDAAKLNGFTWDGTWYPSFDDYLVESVKGVPASTTAYWSISVNGVQTPVGGCQFKLNAGDSVAFTWTAL
- a CDS encoding DJ-1/PfpI family protein, whose product is MTNDHATNAHPAQSTFARRTLFGATAAAALTATTVGRAQATPSTRTTPHTRTTPTTSTTRATPTLRIGVYLYDGFSLLDPTGPTEVLSRLPGAEVTMIADRRRPISTDTLATTVLADRAFTEVDHLDVLLIPGGDERGTIGAMTDPALQNWIRAIHRRTRWTTSVCTGSVILAATGILDGREATTHWSAAEYLETHYDVTYLPRRYVESGRIITAAGVSAGIDMALYLAARLTDEHTARAIQLGIEYDPQPPFDAGDATKADAALKARAAELILASQKR
- a CDS encoding GlxA family transcriptional regulator, whose product is MPPTPRRVLLIAYDDAQILDIACPSGALDLANRFGAEPPYTIELATTGPPVTRTSAGILLTAAHNLTTVTGPVDTLMVVGGAGCEEAAADDRLLAQLRRLAPHTRRLASVCTGAYVLAAAGLLDGRRATTHWAWGERLARRHPEVAVDARPLYIRDGDVYTSAGVTSALDLTLSLIEDDHGPTLARQVARELVTHLHRPADQAQISTFLAAPPPEDRLVRDLAAHINAHLADDLTPPALAARAGVSTRHLTRLFAAHLGTTPARAVRRARAEAAAHLARTSSLPLAAIALRCGFRTPETLRQAFLDHYGVTGDTLRRIPDMPAPLPAPPRQTPAP
- a CDS encoding LacI family DNA-binding transcriptional regulator, which encodes MTRGAAGNPGTKGAGRSRRNFAGNRPVMEDVARLAGVSKQTVSRVLNENPAVRAETREAVRAAMRTLGYRPSRSARSLASGRTRMLGAISFDAARYGPASTLTAVNTAAQEAGYLVSSIALDTADPDTVVEAVERLSAEGADGIIAIAPQLWMAAALAEAHLDLPLVMMDNDLGDGTPMVTADAHTGARKATEYLLSLGHPTVHHVAGPTGWTSASRRAESWAQTLKAAGAPVPEPLVGDWSADSGYDLGRRLAENPEVTAVFASNDQMALGVLRALHEAGRRVPEDVSIVGYDDVPEAAHYLPPLTTIRTDFQEIGTRSLHALLHRIETGPDPETPPTVIPVDLIVRASTAPYRP